CGCCGAGGTGGATATGCGCGGTGCTAGGCGGCGTGTGGTGTCACTCAATAGGGTCCAAACTTTTAAGttttaacaactttaattaattactcTTTTTTACTACTTTGAAAATTGGTCTCAAAGTAACTACTAATTTCATTTGTCTTCCTCTCTTAAGATTGTGAGAATATGAGGATTTAGATTTAGTCCTCCTCCCTTAAGAGGGGATGCAGATATTTTGTTGGAATAGTGGTTACTTCAAGTGTGTTTCCTAGTACGTGATTTTTGATACCTCATTTTATGTTTAAGAGTTAGGATATATTGAGCTATAAATATTAGATTGGATTAGATGATATTACGTGACTGAGGCGTGTATATGTCTGGATCAAACAATATGTTTAGATCGGACGATTTTACATGATCTCGCTCTTTCACGCCAAATCTCCCCCTACATCATTTCTGGTTTAAATGTGTGATGAACTAACCTCTTTGAGGGCCATGTAAAGTTGTCACAGTTCATAATCCCTTAAGCATGATTTCTAAAAGGGCGATGTGGTTAAGTCAAGGTATAATAGTTGATAGTCCCTCAAGTATGAGGACTAAAATGGCGAGTCCTGGATGGGTAGGGTTGTGCATAGACATGGCAACGGGTCGGGTCGGagacggtttttacctcccccaaacccaaacccgaattcCCAATCAATCCCTgttacccgccccaaacccaaatggggatggggaattaaaacccaaatccgtccttaacgggttcgggttgggttcgggtatccccgctaCCATGTAttttgtaaaaacaatttttttaataaaaatattgactttttcaaaaatcaaattacattataaataacaaaataaaacaatctcaaaaaatttcatacatatatttcaaatatttaaaataataaatacaaatcaaattattaaaacattagccacatatttaataatataaattatgaaatataaataatatgtacatattgaaataaacggggcgggttcggggacgggttcggggtgggtactagtgtccccattacccgacccatccccatgttttctaatcggAGAAAACCCAAAcctgaacccaaacccagtcaaaacggattttccccgtcaacttcggggcgaattcgggtgggtacccgtgggtctgggttttattgccatgtctacTTGTGCATGGTAACCGAACCATATAAACCAAACCATAtaaaccaaaccatttttttggtTAAGGTTTAAAAACCAATCCATTATTTCATATAAACGGTTTATGTAGTTTGGATTCGGTTGGTTTAAAATTGGTGTTGATTAAGACCCAAATTTCATTCAAACCACGTATTCCTTGGTTCCGTGAACACCTTCGTCATTGTTGTTTCCGTGAATGTCGCGATGAATTTCATCATGTTTGTGAGCATCACCATCATCTTCTGTTATGTGAGCACCGATGAATTCCTAGTTCCGTGAACACCACCACCATGATTTCTATGGTGGTTCCTGTGAGCGCCGATTGCCGGATCCGTGAACACCCCCACCATCGTTTCTAAGAGGCTGCCATTGAATTTCGTCGGTTTCATGAACACTACCGCCATCGTTTTTGTGAGCACCGTTGAATTTCATCGCTTTCATTTACGCCGCCGTTAAACTCAACAAATTTGAAGTGAGTAATGGATGAAAACTACCACACAGGCTTGCATGTTGTTTACTTCGTTGATGTATTGATGATGACTGAATCAAGAAAATAGAAAATTGGGTGTTGTTTGCGTCGTTAATTGTTTCATTGATAAAATGATCCAGTTTAAAAATGAATGGTACCCGGTTTATTGCTTTTGGATccaatatgtttttttttcataaatggaTTGGACTTTTTAAAATAGTTTGGTTCTGGGTCAATAATGGAAAACTAGTTTTTTTTAACACCCCTAAAGATGGGTGAGTCCATCATGTGTGGAGCTTTGAAGAATGATGACTTTTTTTAGCAAGTGGACTAATACGGTTGAAGTAATAAAAGTAAGTTCGTTACCATAGGGATTGTAAATTTAAACAAGGATGTAATCGTGCAATTTTAAGTAAATATGCAGGGTTTTAGATTGGTTTATGGAAAATTAATTACACAAATAGAACTCATAAAAGATACAATAATGCGAAGGCGATTGGATCTTATTTGAATCCCCTAATTTTCCCCTGTTGATGATTGTGCATTACATGAATAGAAATGACTCTAGATTTTTACGATGAATTGACAATACCATTGTACCCAATTCCTTAGTGTACGACTCACTAATTCCTTATGCGAATTCAAAGTAAAATTAAGTGGTCTACGTGCGTTAATTCTCAAGCCACAAAGAGCATTAAGAATAATAACAATTGAATAATGATTATAAattcaaaatattcaaataatatcaaataatcatATGAATCAATCGAGTACAATTATGTTCATCTTCAAAGAGCTAACCAAAGGAATCTAGCTACTCATAGTTAAACAATGAAATACTGTGAGTTGATATGAAGAGTACATGAAAATCAATGAAGAAATATGTCTTCAATGACTCCTAAGTActccaaattcttactggaaacaTCCTTTCCATCACTTTCTCGCATAAATTTAGAACCCTAAAAAAGTTCCATTTCTTTTCTATTTAAATTAACAAAATGTGATAGGTTTCAGCTTAATCATGATCGCATTAACTTGTATCGTGATCGTGATACTTTATTATTGTGCTCATGATGAGAGCATCGCGGTCGCCAGAAATCTAAGGGCAAAACATTGggttttcttcctttttcttcgTATTTTTTCTAAGTCCCCAAATCCTTCACCTTTGgcaatttttcttctttcttcatcATTTTAGCTTggttcttgatcattactccacCAACTCTGTCGAAAATACTCGCAAGTATTACGTAATGATAAAGTGTCATCATAACCCCAAACTTACTATGTTGTTTGTCCTCAAGTAACTTTCTTGTAAACTAAAATTTTTATCAGAAAGAAAATGCTTACTCTTACCAATGAATATCACCTTTatctttgttttttcttttatgaTCAACACGTTTGTTCCCTACTTCAatccaaataattccaaaaagTTCTTCCAACGTCACATGTACTCAACTTGTCTCTCATCTCACCTTTGTTTACTGGAATTGACAAGGTAATCACACAATCAACGTACAAAAGCATTTAATCATAAGTTTGCAAGATTTCTAACAAAAGTaattaaagtcatatttaaacacacattttcaaagtgttttcaaggttgtaatatAACTTATGTTAAGGTTGGATCATTTGGTATAATAGGCTTAAACCTTTGGAGTTAGGTACCTAGTTTTTCTTATGTCACTGAAATTTTGTTCATTAGGGGATATATGTCAACGCGATGTTGGAACAGCGGGTCCAACAAGTTACACCAGTATGACAACAACACTTGTACAATATGATGGagcataaaagaaataaataaaaatattattggtAACCTAGTTCGATGCAACATGTATCTACGTCTGGAGGGTGGCTTCTAACCTAAAAAAGGAAATTCACTATTTGTAGCTTAATATCATCACTCTTACAAGAAACAAGAAACCCTATATTGTCCTATGCTTTTCCTAACACTACTTAATGAATTTCTATTTAGGTATCCTCCTAAATATGAGAATCTCTCTCACTTTCTCACAAACACTAACCCAAGTGTTTGGACTTACAATCACTAAACCCTAGTGATTAACCTCAATCAAAACTATGAATGATGTTGGATCTTACAACTCAACTAGGTAAACATACTATGTCAAGTTACTGAAACATAATGGTGTACATAAAAATAACAAAGACTCTTTTGAATCCTAAACTCTATAGATCTTCAATGTATAATCTGTGTGTCTTTTAAGCTAGGAAAAAGCTCCTTATACAACATAATTCTTCTGAGATTTTTTCATGAAAATTTGATCTGATTTCTACAAGAATTGATGCAAAATCTGTTGGATATTATTTCACTATAAAAACTAACGTTCTTTTATGGCAAAGCGTTCACCTCAGCCAGAAAAAAAAACGAGGTATTATGCCAAGGTgcgccatgttttatttttttataaaaataaaaacaacatattctcTCTGTTTTTAATAAAACCGAGAGGAAAAATAAATCAGGGCACGTTTAGAATCCCAGCTATTGcagttaatatttttatttgtttataagtgaaTACTAAATGATCTATCCCTTCGGTGTCCATAAAAACTGATGGATAACATAataagattttattataaaagcacttgttaaataaattttaccctaatcctaacTTATATGTTGCCACCCTAAACTAGTACACATCATTCTTTGATATGGGTTGCAAGACAGcaaaaatcttcaatgttcttctatccttgaataaaatatttttctgcccttgcaatctatctcacatgaTGGTGGTGATGTTGTATTTTTGGAACAAATCTCTGTTAAAAAATGTTGGAAAATTTCCCTATGATAGATTGCAAATGCAGAAAATCATTCATGCTTCCATGTTAaacaaagaaggatgttcaacctttgaaaaaatatatGTAACAAAATTTGGAATTATAGggatgatgatgaatatgaactttttaatattatgtgtaaatagtgtaatgtttaaaaatatatattattcacCTTGGTTTTATCCTAAAATCGAGGGgcttacttaatttattttattttttatttaaaatagaaaatttgtTTCCCCTCGTTTTTTTAATAACCGATGGAATATGTTACAGAGCTAAAACAATGAATCTCTACTCTACATTCTTAAAGAAACAAAGCTCAAGATATTGGCAAGATATCAATCAACAATaaactatctacatccaccactatatatctttcTTGTGAAAACATTAGCATTTGCCGAAGACAATAAAATTTTGGAATATAAAAAAGCTTGGAAAAATTCTCGATcaatgatggattgcaagtgtaGAAAAAACATTTCCAATGTTTGGAACTAATATTTCCTTACTTGGAGTAGATAGCTCTTTAAAAGTTGATTGCATGTAGTCCATAGAACTTTAAAATAAAGAGCATAAAATGTATCCAACATGATCTAGATTAGAGCAAAGATGTGTTATTCTTCAAGAACAACAACTACTATGATAACATTACATTTGttgtaataatttaatttaatattatatgtaaaaaatataatattaaagaaaaaaagtaTACACCTTTTACCTCAGCTTTTGTCATAAACTGGGAGTATTATTTTGACGTGATAATTGATAATATTGATCATCGTCCTGAAACAAATGGGTGTCGTCTATTTCATGAGTATGAACGCTCAAGACACTTCCATTAGTGATCCACGTGAAACCTAATTGACATCCATTATAACATCATTCTGAATATCAATAATTGTTAATGAAACATATAATATGAAACCTTTGAAGCGTAAAAAACTCGGTAAAGTTCTCTACGATAGATTGTAAGAGTAGAAAATAAATtgtgtttaaggtttgtgttcttctaTAGTCAATTTTTTTACGGtgttcttcaataatcatatattcattcATTTAATTAACCACTTTATTGTTTTACATCGAAAACAAATAAATTCAAAAGGGATCTGGAATGTAGTGTATCCAACATTCCCTAACATTTCAATAAAACGACGATCCAACATCTGATATTCACCAACAGTGACGACGATGAATCAGATTcaaaatttgttttatatatatatatatatatatatatatatatatatatatatatatatatatatatatatatatatatatatatatatatatatatatatatatatatatatatatttacagaaatattctgtgtaaacaatgtaatattatggGTAAACAATTAACTTATGAATTTCCTGTAGTttgtaacaaattttaaaaaattaatatcaatCTTACCCCTCAATATTATTAATATCTATCCTTCCTCGCCCTCCTACCACAGAGGGGGTAAGACTTCATCTACCACTGCCTAGTTAAGAGAGACTCACCCTTCCATATGAATAGAGGGAGGAGTAGTCTGAACAACTTGACTGGTGTTAGCTGGAGTTTTTGACACCATGATTAttaatgaaagaaagaaaatatctTTTAAAGATATTATGAGTCTGATGAAACAACATGTTTGCTGAAGTCATGTTGAAGTCACTCCTTATAGAGGGAAGTGTTGCACatggacttagaaatattttctaagttttgTAGTTGGTTAGACGAAAAGGAGCATTCGACATAGCGTTTGAGTTTGAACGGAGATGTAACTGCCTTTCGTCCTTATATGTTTCACCAAAAGACGCGTGGAGCTTCAGGGAGAAAGGAAGGCATGCCGAGCGAAACGTGGCATATTCTAAACAAAGGATTATTAGAAAAGGTTATCtccaattaatatatatatatatatatatatatatatgagtcttAGCATTTAGGATTGGTATGTTCATTTTGTGTACCAAATCTCACTAAAAAAACTCAAAGTATCTGCGTGTTGAGAAAAGAGTCTTATGAGAATGTACGtgtaaacatcattttatttctttttacagTTTTATATAACTTATCATTCCCAGAATTTATATTCTTGCAATTGCCTTTACTTTACTTTCTTTACAAGTTTCACCATTACTTTAAAGAGTTAAGTAGATCGAAACAAACATTTTAATAAGAACATGAACATAGTTGAAGTGTTCTCCATTATCAAGAACAAATTTTGAAATATAAAACACATGTTTTAGAATCAATCTAGTCAATCATGTGAGTAACCAAAGATTCTTGTTTTTGGAAGACTAGCGTTTGTTTACCAATTTTCACGGTAAACAGCAAGAAACAAAACCAGAAGGAGTAACAACGAGTGTACTTGAGGTAGAAGCTCCCCTAGTATAGAGGGTACTCAAAGTGTCGGTTAAAAGAGAAGAAGCCTGAATCTCCTTCCTATTCCTCTACATTACATCTTCGCTCTTCATCACATCTACACGATCAACAGATGAGACATCAAAAGTAAGGTGGTTCAAGAAAATAAAATTGGGAGAATAAAGCACTTGTATCACTCACCAAAGattttcttcctttctttctcctATTTGGCACCCATCAACTAATAAGCTTGGATTTATCTTTTCAATCGCGACGATGGGATGACACCACTAACGTAGACAAGCTCCTTATAGAAAGCCACCAACTGGTTCTTCAAGTACAACTTTTCCTAAGGTAGGCCCCCTTATCGTAAACATAAGATCAAACCCCCATTAAGAACTAACTCTGAGTCCAATACTTACGAAAGACGTTTGTGCACACCGGTGGAGGATCAAGTTCAAAATTTTAGATCTTTGCATGTGCTTCTTCATTAAGAGGAGTAACCAGGTAGAAGCTATCCTCGAATTTTTTCACACTGCCATAATAGGTCTTGAAGTACCTAATGTTTTGCCTCAAGGAAAGAAAACTGGAACTGTTCACATAGTTTGAGTTGTTATGGGTtttaaaaagatgaaagaaaaacTTCACAATCGCCCAACCCCCGTGTATTAATACTAGTGCAAGAAAACTTTAAAACATGCCCATCTTACTAGATGTAACTGCAAAGGGGAAATCAACGAATGGTTCAATATGATGTCTTCAAATTCATTGAAAGGAAGATGATAGTCTATGAGGGAGAATAATAATTCATGAAAGGGGATATCACACCATCATATTGGCTACAAACCCTCTTATCTCCATCTGGGGAAAACACTCCCCAGTCATTTGAATGACCTATGGCAATTGAAGCTTCGTCAAAAACATATtcacaaacaaaagaaaaaatagttCCTAGTATGTCTGAATCCACCCGGTCGACTGAAATATCTTTTCCAACCTTCTTGGTCGATGTTGACACAATCTCCATGTTTAAAATATGTTATAAAATAATGATGAATGAAGGTATAATGTGGCAAGCAAACAAGCTCAAACATTGTTGCCCTTAGAAGGAAAAACCAACAATTGAAAGAATTTCCCGAGAAAGAGGATAAGAACCAAATGCTCATTATTCTAGAAATCATAGAAAAATGTAATAAGAGAAAAAGTAGAATTTTGGACATGCTAGTCAAGTGTCAACAAACGAGTTTGTCTGAACTAGATCAAACACTAGAATAAGAGTGCTCTTAGAGAAAAATGATATAGAAGGAAGAAATGCTTTTTTTTACAGATTGATAGTAAGAGGAAAAGTAAAAAATATGCTTCAAAAGCCTTTTATACCCTATTCAAACATTAGGATCGTACGATCCACTACGCACCGCCACCGGCTGAGTTTTCCTAAAAAATTGTTTAAGAAACACTCAAatgctctaaagaagaagaaacatcGTTATTGACTAGTGTAAGGCAATATCCCATCAAAGGATTCCACGTTCGCTGATTCTGTGGACGATTAAGAATATCCGTCACAAATTCTCGCCCTGCAAAGCAAAAACAAGGGCTAGGGGGCAACTGCTTTGGGTTGTTCACAAGGCCCGGAAGACAAAAACCCAATAACAGAGTAGTGGAACACATAATGCAGAATAAGTAGAATATTTTCTCCCAATGAACATATACTGCTTCACGCGAACACCCTACCAATCATCAAGATCAATCTGACAGTATGACGTATATTCCACGCTTTGCCAATCACGATGAATTACCAATGATTTCTCATATTAAAAGAGGGAAGCATAATGTTTCTCAAATATTCAAATACTCTCTCATTCAAACACCACTTTATACTCTCAAAAAATACTGACTAAAGTGTTGTAGAGTTAGCTTTATAGGTGAGTCTCCTTTCCACACATCGAAAACTCAAAACTGCCATAACAAACTCAACGGTCTCACTTTTGGATCAACTCTAGCTCTCCTAAGACTTGAAGAgagataatattatttatataatattttcatcaaaatatttaaaaaaatattttcagcaTAATAAGAGATAGAATTTTTTGTCTCTTAGTATAAAAGGATACTAATTGGCAACCTGTTTATCTCATCTTaaccattaaaaaaataaaataatatatctgATTTTAGGTGGGAAATTATATTTCCCATTTTAAATACCACCCCACTCGTAAGTTCTATGGGGAAATTCTATTAGTCTTTTTCCTTTAGTCAAGAAAAccgaaaatttgaaataaaattttacCACTAATTAATTACATTTATCTAGATTTCTTAACTAACACGCATACAACTTTATCAAACAAAATTCTTGCTAGCTATTAACACACAAATAAATGTCATTATAAATATTACACGATAGTACAACAAACAAGGAGTATTATTGTTGAACTTGAATTTCCACTTTCTATACACTTTCGACTTAAAATTCTGATGACTCTCAACAACAGCATCAATCTTTATTCATTTCAAGATCCAACAAGACCTTTGCGTCGAGCATAAGATACTATGGACAAAAAGAATGTTCCACAAGCCATTCCCGTAAGAATCACCACCTAAAGttgaaatttcaaaccaaaaaaaaaaaaaaaatcaaaatagaaaaaactatttatttttgaaGGGTCATATTCGTAAGTAAACTATTCAAATTTCCCGAAAACTTAAGACGACTTTGCATACTTACGTACCCATTTAAATACATATCCATGACCTTCTCTCCATGTATATGGAATATTCATACCAAATATTGCAGCCACCAGTGAATATATTGATAAACAAACAGTCCCAGAACTTAGGAACAACTCTAGCTGCATAATGCACATGTCATTAAGAATAAGGATATAAAATATTatcatagttttttttaatacataaatTTTGGCTTAGTTATACCTGAATCAGTTGATTTCGGTGATTATCAAGCTGCATACATTATAATTACAAAGTGTTGTTAATACTTATTCTATAAAATTAATGGTGTGCAAATTTTTTGGACCATGAAACTTACTTGTATGTTGATGTAATCTTCTGTGTCGTCAATATATTCTCGTACCTAAAGTGTAAAACAGGAACAAAATTATAATCAAGTAAGAAAGATTAAGAGTAAACGCAGTTTAGTTGATGGTTGTTATTAccgtggttaatttatttaatgtACCATCAATTTGTATGAAATAGGCCTGCAAAGAACAACATTTTCGGGTTTAATGCACCATCACTATTAGAAAAAGTTGAATTTCGCACAAAAATTAGGAATGGAAAAAGTAAAACGAAGAATTTAATAACCTCTAGTAACATTTCAAGCTCTTCAACATCATTTTCTCCATGAAGTGTTGCCGCGCTTCCTCGGCTTGATCTGTGTATTTTTGAACCTTGATTTGGACTATGATGCCAATTAGGACCTTCAGAGCTACTTGACGGAGAGGATGAAACACATAACTTTCTTGATAAGTAAAGTTCGGCCATgtcgtcatcatcatcaagtagaTTTTCTAATTCCTCTCTAATCTACAAAGCAGTTCTTATATAGGTAAGTGCAAGCAATAACATACTAAATTAATTCGCACAATTATATGTATAAAGAAACATACCTTATGAACACGATTTGTTAACCTAGTCATCGCACTTTTTAATTTCCGAACTTTATCCAAATTACGACTACTGATCTGTTACACAAATGTCAATCAACCAGAATGAAATTTTAAGGGTAGAATGGAAGAAAAGTAACATATACGAAGCACAGACACGGACACGTATAACAGACACGACACAGATACGGACACAATCCTTAATGCAAAGTAAAATTTGATCACCTTAGATGTAAGTTCATCCAGAGCCGGATAAACATTAGTCTCCAACTCTCTTGTCCTTGCATCAAGGAAACTACAAGTCGCCTCTAATACAACTTCCAACGCCCGAAACTCAAACGGAAATTCTACAACACAAATAAACACTCTTGAAGTTGAAACTATCCAATAGATAATTCTTGTgatcacacacaataaaataaaataaaataaaaatctccACCGCTAAGACAAACAAAAGAAAAGTTACCATTTTCTTCTCCACCGTCTTGAGCACACGACTCTTCTTCTCCTTGTCCTTGACCAGTAACATTTACTTTCACTGGTAACCTTCTTCGTAGCTCTTCAACAACAGGCACAACTTCCTCATCCATTGGGTCTCTAACCAATACTTCTTCAGCAGTGATAATAGCTTTTATATGctgcaaaaaaacaaaacaaaacaagttATACACAACTTATGGTATGATTGAAAGATGAAACAGATGTGTTACTGTTACCTCTAGATTGAGAACAATGACTTTCTCTCTACCAAGAATGGTAGAAGGATAAGAAAGAAGAGGATCCATAATTCGAAGATCTCTTGCGTGAATTTCAACCAGACGCATAATAGCATACTTATCCACATCCAATACCATGTCTCTTCCATCACGATCAAGTAAAATCCAGCTTCTTGAAATTGCGGTTTTCTTGTTGTTTATAGCTTGAAGTTTAAGCTCTATTTCAGCCATTTGAGAGAAGAATAATTGTTGGGGGTGTGTGAATTAATTTGGAGAGAAAGAAGGTTTTGTTTTTTGTGATAAGAGAAGAGAAGACAGTGAAAGCAATAAATTTAAGATGTTTTGTTTGTTGATGAATTGAATTGGTGTTTGATAGGTTTGTGGGGTAAAACAAAGACAGAATGACAGTGTGTTAACATGGTGGGTTTGAACTTTGGAAGTAATATGACATGATGTATACGTTTGAGGAAATTCATGGTTGCAAAACTTTGCAcacttgtttttttcttctttaaaatcTTTATTGTGATTGCTATAATACAATAATTACAATATGGGTGGAAATTCATGGGTGTGCACTTCaacttttttttagaaataaaagaACAATAATTTAATATTGGGTGTTAGTGGTGAATGTTTGAGCATTAGATGATGGGTCTTCTGGACTAAATTGTTAGAAAAATAAAGTTTCAAAACAAGATCTTCCACTAAAATGAatgttaaaaaatatcaaaagattGAGTGAAAGATATTTGGTTAGAGATACACTAAAAATATATGATCAGACCAGAATCGATGAAGTTTTTAGAAACTTGAGTTTGTACTATGACAAGTTTgtaaaaatgtattttatatctaaaataaaatacaatttcAACAACTTTAAAGTTGTGTTTGGTAAGACCTATTTTGAATATATAACGTATAAGGTTCATATGATAATAAAAAATCGgtttgataacaatcttttcatcataagtttataatttattttattcattcatAGCTTATTTTTTAGATGCTACTTTAAATAGCGTCCTAGCTTGtagcttatcatttttcttaCATTATtatctttataaattttaataattttaaatatatgtttaattattaattaatatttttatatcatttcACATTTATCAGTTAgttaaaccgctaattttaccaaacactttaattaatttatcagctATCCGTCACCGGTCATCAGCTATCAGCCATCTAccataagctataaactatcaaCTAACTTATTACCTAATCGTTAATTTTACCCAACAGAATACATACGATTTTAAAAAAGTGTTTTTCTTCTCAAACTCGATCAAAAGAAGTTAATTTTAAATAAGAAAGGATGAGTATCTATCTTTGAATGGTTAACTATTGTGCTTAGATGTAATGACAATGGTTCACACAATGTGATCATGTGTTTGTAAATGTtagcttttattaaaaaaaaagacaagaagaaaaaggaaagtgCATATTCAAGAGAATATATTTCGAAAAAGTCTTCAACAAGTTGTGTGTGACGATAAATCCTTTAAGTATGAGATATATT
The Vicia villosa cultivar HV-30 ecotype Madison, WI linkage group LG6, Vvil1.0, whole genome shotgun sequence genome window above contains:
- the LOC131612464 gene encoding magnesium transporter MRS2-I-like, translating into MAEIELKLQAINNKKTAISRSWILLDRDGRDMVLDVDKYAIMRLVEIHARDLRIMDPLLSYPSTILGREKVIVLNLEHIKAIITAEEVLVRDPMDEEVVPVVEELRRRLPVKVNVTGQGQGEEESCAQDGGEENEFPFEFRALEVVLEATCSFLDARTRELETNVYPALDELTSKISSRNLDKVRKLKSAMTRLTNRVHKIREELENLLDDDDDMAELYLSRKLCVSSSPSSSSEGPNWHHSPNQGSKIHRSSRGSAATLHGENDVEELEMLLEAYFIQIDGTLNKLTTVREYIDDTEDYINIQLDNHRNQLIQLELFLSSGTVCLSIYSLVAAIFGMNIPYTWREGHGYVFKWVVILTGMACGTFFLSIVSYARRKGLVGS